The following are encoded in a window of Oligoflexus sp. genomic DNA:
- the hpf gene encoding ribosome hibernation-promoting factor, HPF/YfiA family — protein MVFQFYFKKMHSSEALKSLSQRKLSDVIERFLGDSGLVRITFSTEKNEQKIHCYFQGWNGTVLNASGASENMYATIDLVAQKLEAQLSRHKMKTRRRSRLPLAQNRALSVVGGSDSFPTMDDWDEEESESSEVTAFQLLH, from the coding sequence ATGGTGTTTCAGTTTTATTTCAAGAAAATGCACAGTTCTGAAGCCCTGAAATCACTTTCGCAGCGAAAATTAAGCGATGTCATCGAGCGCTTTCTTGGCGACTCTGGCCTCGTCCGTATCACCTTTTCGACGGAAAAAAACGAACAGAAGATTCATTGTTACTTTCAAGGCTGGAACGGCACTGTCTTGAATGCCTCTGGGGCCAGCGAAAATATGTACGCAACGATTGATCTCGTCGCGCAGAAACTGGAGGCGCAACTGTCTCGCCATAAAATGAAGACCCGTCGCCGCTCACGTCTACCTTTGGCTCAGAATCGGGCCTTGAGTGTAGTGGGCGGCTCTGATTCCTTCCCCACCATGGATGATTGGGATGAAGAAGAGTCTGAATCGTCCGAGGTGACAGCATTTCAGCTCCTTCATTGA